From the genome of Pseudomonas sp. AB6, one region includes:
- a CDS encoding sensor histidine kinase produces the protein MPMSFSLTQMILISAAYLLVLFGVAWVSERGLVPRWIIRHPLTYTLSLGVYASAWAFYGTVGLAYQYGYGFLSSYLGVSGAFLLAPVLLYPILKITRTYQLSSLADLFAFRFRSTWAGALTTIFMLIGVLPLLALQIQSVADSIGILTHEPVQNRVALAFCALITLFTIFFGSRHIATREKHEGLVFAIAFESVIKLVAMGGVGLYALYGVFDGPTQLEQWLLQNQAALAALHTPLQEGPWRTLLLVFFASAIVMPHMYHMTFTENLNPRSLVSASWGLPLFLLLMSLAVPLILWAGLKLGAQTSPEYFTLGVGIAANSKALALLAYVGGLSAASGLIIVTTLALSGMALNHLVLPLYQPPAEGNIYRWLKWTRRGLIVAIIMLGYGFYLLLGKQQDLANLGIVAFVATLQFLPGVLSVLYWPTANRRGFIAGLIAGIGVWMVSMLLPLIGNFHGFYIPMLNMIYVLDDTSWHMAAIASLAANVLIFTLISLFSDASPEEASAAEACAVDNVRRPQRRELHAASPQEFATQLAKPLGAKAAQKEVEQALRDLYLPFDERRPYALRRLRDRIEANLSGLMGPSVAQDMVETFLPYKSGSENYVTEDIHFIESRLEDYHSRLTGLAAELDALRRYHRQTLQELPMGVCSLAKDQEILMWNKAMEELTGIGAQRVVGSRLETIADPWKELLQGFIDLPDEHLHKQRLGLDGQTRWLNLHKAAIDEPLAPGNSGLVLLVEDLTDTQMLEDKLVHSERLASIGRLAAGVAHEIGNPITGIACLAQNLREEREDDSELTEISSQILEQTKRVSRIVQSLMSFAHAGGHQHSDEAVCLAEVAQDAIGLLALNRRNYEVQFFNLCNPEHWVDGDPQRLAQVLINLLTNARDASPSGSAVRVKTEISEHTVDLIVEDEGSGIPKSIMDRLFEPFFTTKDPGEGTGLGLALVYSIVEEHYGQITIDSPADPEHQRGTRIRVTLPRHVEATSATN, from the coding sequence ATGCCGATGAGCTTTAGCCTGACCCAGATGATACTGATCAGCGCCGCCTATTTGCTGGTGCTGTTCGGCGTCGCCTGGGTCAGTGAGCGTGGCCTAGTCCCACGCTGGATCATTCGCCACCCGCTGACCTACACCCTATCGCTTGGCGTATACGCCAGCGCCTGGGCGTTTTACGGCACTGTGGGGTTGGCCTATCAATACGGCTACGGTTTTTTATCCAGCTACCTGGGCGTATCCGGGGCGTTTCTGCTGGCACCGGTACTGCTCTATCCGATTCTCAAGATTACCCGTACTTACCAACTGTCTTCGTTGGCGGATTTGTTTGCCTTTCGTTTCCGCAGCACATGGGCCGGCGCACTGACCACCATTTTCATGCTGATCGGCGTGTTGCCGTTACTCGCCTTGCAGATTCAGTCAGTCGCAGACTCTATCGGTATCCTGACCCACGAACCCGTGCAGAACCGTGTTGCGCTGGCTTTCTGCGCCTTGATCACGCTGTTCACAATTTTCTTCGGCTCACGACATATTGCGACTCGGGAGAAACACGAGGGTCTGGTATTCGCCATCGCTTTCGAATCAGTCATCAAGCTTGTGGCCATGGGCGGCGTAGGTTTGTACGCCCTATATGGGGTGTTCGACGGCCCGACGCAGTTAGAGCAGTGGTTACTGCAAAACCAGGCCGCCCTCGCCGCGCTTCACACCCCACTGCAAGAAGGCCCATGGCGCACGCTGCTGTTGGTGTTTTTCGCCTCAGCCATCGTCATGCCGCATATGTACCATATGACCTTCACCGAAAACCTCAATCCGCGCTCGCTGGTCAGCGCCAGCTGGGGTTTGCCACTGTTCCTTTTGCTGATGAGTCTGGCAGTGCCACTGATTCTATGGGCCGGACTTAAACTGGGCGCTCAGACCAGCCCGGAGTACTTCACGTTAGGCGTCGGTATCGCCGCCAACAGCAAAGCATTGGCATTGTTGGCGTATGTCGGCGGTTTATCAGCGGCGAGCGGACTGATCATCGTCACTACGCTGGCCTTATCGGGTATGGCACTCAATCACTTGGTATTGCCGCTGTATCAACCGCCTGCCGAAGGCAATATTTACCGTTGGCTGAAATGGACCCGTCGCGGCTTGATTGTCGCCATCATCATGCTGGGTTACGGGTTCTACTTACTACTCGGTAAACAGCAGGATTTAGCGAATTTAGGCATCGTGGCCTTCGTCGCCACGTTGCAGTTTCTGCCTGGGGTATTGTCGGTGCTGTACTGGCCCACCGCTAACCGTCGCGGCTTCATTGCCGGGCTGATAGCGGGGATCGGTGTCTGGATGGTGAGCATGCTGTTGCCCTTGATTGGCAACTTCCACGGCTTTTATATCCCGATGTTGAACATGATCTACGTGCTTGACGACACCAGTTGGCACATGGCAGCCATCGCCTCACTGGCGGCCAACGTTTTGATTTTCACCCTGATCTCGTTGTTCAGTGACGCCAGCCCGGAAGAAGCCAGCGCCGCCGAAGCCTGCGCTGTGGATAACGTGCGACGTCCGCAACGGCGAGAGTTGCACGCTGCGTCCCCTCAGGAATTCGCCACGCAATTGGCCAAACCCCTGGGCGCAAAAGCCGCACAAAAAGAAGTCGAACAAGCACTGCGCGACCTTTACCTGCCGTTTGATGAGCGCCGCCCTTACGCACTGCGCCGCCTGCGTGATCGGATCGAAGCCAACCTTTCGGGATTGATGGGACCGAGCGTCGCACAGGACATGGTTGAAACCTTCCTGCCATACAAATCCGGCAGTGAAAACTATGTCACCGAAGACATCCACTTCATCGAAAGTCGTCTCGAGGACTATCACTCACGGCTGACAGGCCTGGCTGCCGAACTGGATGCGTTGCGCCGCTACCACCGCCAAACATTGCAGGAATTGCCCATGGGCGTGTGCTCACTGGCCAAGGATCAGGAAATCCTGATGTGGAATAAAGCCATGGAAGAGTTAACCGGCATCGGGGCGCAGCGAGTGGTGGGCTCTCGACTGGAAACAATCGCCGACCCGTGGAAAGAACTGCTGCAGGGCTTTATTGACCTGCCTGACGAACACTTGCACAAACAACGTCTCGGGCTGGATGGCCAGACACGTTGGTTAAACCTGCACAAAGCCGCCATCGACGAACCCCTCGCGCCGGGTAACAGCGGTTTGGTGTTGCTTGTTGAAGACTTGACCGATACCCAGATGCTTGAAGATAAGCTAGTGCATTCCGAGCGCTTGGCCAGCATCGGTCGCCTTGCAGCGGGCGTCGCCCACGAGATTGGTAATCCGATTACCGGCATCGCATGCCTGGCGCAAAATCTGCGCGAAGAACGCGAAGACGACAGCGAACTGACGGAAATCAGTAGCCAGATTCTTGAACAGACCAAACGTGTTTCACGCATCGTTCAGTCACTCATGAGCTTTGCTCATGCCGGCGGTCACCAACATTCCGACGAAGCGGTATGCCTGGCTGAAGTAGCCCAAGATGCTATCGGTTTACTGGCGCTGAATCGACGCAATTACGAGGTGCAATTCTTCAATCTGTGCAACCCGGAACACTGGGTGGACGGAGACCCACAAAGACTCGCGCAGGTGTTGATAAACCTGCTTACCAACGCCCGTGACGCTTCACCATCGGGCAGCGCCGTGCGGGTAAAAACAGAAATTTCCGAACACACGGTCGATCTGATCGTAGAAGACGAAGGCAGTGGGATTCCAAAATCAATCATGGACCGATTATTCGAACCGTTTTTCACGACCAAAGACCCGGGGGAAGGCACCGGACTGGGCCTTGCACTGGTCTATTCCATCGTTGAAGAGCATTATGGACAAATCACCATCGACAGCCCGGCCGACCCCGAGCATCAACGCGGCACCCGTATCCGGGTGACTTTGCCGCGTCATGTCGAAGCGACGTCCGCTACTAACTGA
- the panB gene encoding 3-methyl-2-oxobutanoate hydroxymethyltransferase yields the protein MPDITLTTLQSLKQKGEKITMLTCYDATFAHAVSQAGVEILLVGDSLGMVLQGHNSTLPVTNAEMAYHVACVKRGNQGALILADLPFMAYATLEQTFTNSAQLMQAGAHMIKVEGAAWLAESIKLLAERGIPVCAHMGLTPQSVNILGGYKVQGRQEAQARQMRADAIALEQAGVAMILLECVPSELAQEITHAVKVPVIGIGAGNATDGQVLVLHDMLGLSITGRVPKFVRNFMTGQPDIQSALQAYVTAVKEVSFPATEHGFSA from the coding sequence ATGCCAGACATAACCCTGACGACCTTGCAAAGCCTCAAGCAGAAAGGTGAAAAAATCACCATGCTGACCTGCTATGACGCGACCTTTGCTCACGCTGTCAGCCAGGCCGGTGTCGAAATATTGCTGGTCGGCGACTCGCTAGGCATGGTTTTGCAAGGCCACAACAGCACCCTGCCAGTGACCAATGCCGAAATGGCCTATCACGTTGCCTGCGTTAAACGCGGTAACCAAGGCGCGCTAATTCTCGCCGACCTGCCCTTTATGGCCTATGCCACGCTCGAGCAGACCTTCACCAACAGTGCGCAGTTGATGCAAGCTGGTGCGCACATGATCAAAGTCGAGGGCGCAGCCTGGTTAGCCGAGTCGATCAAGTTGTTGGCCGAGCGCGGTATTCCTGTGTGTGCACACATGGGCCTGACCCCGCAATCGGTGAACATCTTGGGTGGTTATAAAGTGCAGGGCCGTCAGGAAGCCCAAGCTCGGCAAATGCGCGCTGATGCCATCGCCCTGGAGCAAGCAGGTGTGGCGATGATTTTGCTCGAGTGCGTGCCGAGTGAATTGGCACAGGAAATCACCCACGCGGTCAAAGTGCCGGTGATCGGCATTGGTGCAGGCAACGCGACCGACGGCCAGGTGCTGGTCCTGCACGACATGCTCGGCCTTTCCATCACCGGCAGAGTGCCCAAGTTCGTCCGGAACTTCATGACTGGACAGCCGGATATCCAGTCGGCGTTACAGGCCTATGTCACTGCGGTAAAAGAAGTGAGTTTCCCGGCAACAGAACACGGATTTTCCGCATGA
- the gluQRS gene encoding tRNA glutamyl-Q(34) synthetase GluQRS, producing MNSPSYIGRFAPTPSGYLHFGSLVAALASYLDARSVGGKWLMRMEDLDPPREVAGAQTAILRTLESYGFEWDGELISQSQRHEDYEQVIRRWLSHGLAYACTCSRKQLEGSNGVYPGRCRNLGHTTENAAIRIRVPELDYRFEDRVQGLFAQHLGRDVGDFVIRRRDGLYAYQLAVIIDDAWQGITDIVRGADLLDSTPRQLYLQELLGLPQPRYLHVPLITQPDGNKLGKSYRSAPLQNDQATLLLLRALRALGQPTDDGLNYASPREVLKWGIEQWDATLIPRIQSLEEAKLS from the coding sequence ATGAATTCCCCCTCATATATCGGGCGCTTTGCGCCAACTCCCAGCGGTTATCTGCACTTCGGATCATTGGTTGCGGCACTGGCGTCGTATCTCGACGCCCGCTCGGTGGGCGGAAAATGGCTGATGCGCATGGAAGACCTTGACCCCCCGCGCGAGGTCGCTGGCGCGCAAACAGCTATTTTGCGAACGCTGGAAAGCTACGGATTCGAGTGGGACGGCGAACTGATCAGCCAAAGCCAAAGGCACGAAGACTACGAGCAGGTCATCCGTCGCTGGTTGAGTCACGGCCTGGCTTATGCCTGCACCTGTTCGCGCAAACAATTGGAAGGCTCAAATGGGGTGTATCCCGGCAGGTGCCGCAACCTCGGACACACTACTGAAAACGCCGCAATACGCATACGCGTACCCGAACTGGACTATCGTTTTGAGGATCGGGTACAAGGCCTCTTTGCCCAACACTTGGGACGCGATGTCGGCGATTTCGTTATCCGTCGTCGCGACGGTCTGTATGCGTATCAGCTGGCGGTAATCATTGACGATGCCTGGCAAGGTATTACCGATATTGTTCGTGGCGCGGACTTGCTCGATTCTACCCCCCGCCAGCTCTATCTTCAGGAGCTGCTCGGCCTGCCACAACCTCGCTATTTGCACGTGCCTCTGATCACCCAACCAGACGGCAACAAGCTAGGCAAATCGTATCGATCTGCGCCGCTGCAAAACGATCAAGCGACCTTGTTGTTGCTTCGTGCTTTACGGGCCTTGGGCCAACCAACGGACGATGGGCTTAACTACGCAAGCCCTCGCGAGGTATTGAAGTGGGGAATCGAGCAGTGGGATGCAACCTTGATCCCAAGAATCCAGAGCCTTGAAGAAGCTAAATTAAGCTGA
- a CDS encoding polynucleotide adenylyltransferase PcnB, whose translation MLKKLFQSFRSPLRRPQQTQHIRTTPEVLTSSQHSLQRGQFSRYAVNIVERLQTAGYQAYLVGGCVRDLMLHITPKDFDVATSATPEQVRAEFRNARVIGRRFKLVHVHFGREIIEVATFRANHPQDDEEEDSNQSSRNESGRILRDNVYGTLEEDAQRRDFTINALYYDPVTERVLDYANGVHDIRNRLIRLIGDPEQRYKEDPVRMLRAVRFAAKLDFGIEKHSATPIQQLAPMLRDIPSARLFEEVLKLFLSGYAEPTFEMLVDLELFEPLFPASANSLEMNPTYTHTLISEALANTDLRISQNKPVTPAFLFAAMLWPALPAKVLRLQERGMPPIPAMQEAAHELIVEQCQRIAIPKRFTMPIREIWDMQERLPRRTGKRADLLLDNPRFRAGYDFLLLRELAGEETEGLGDWWTDYQQSNEGERRNMIRDLGNKPDATGAAPRKRRRSSGSKRKRNASDAPLTSGD comes from the coding sequence ATGCTGAAAAAGCTGTTCCAGTCATTCCGCTCCCCATTGCGTCGGCCGCAACAAACGCAACACATACGTACTACGCCTGAAGTGCTCACTAGCAGCCAACATTCGCTGCAGCGCGGCCAGTTCAGTCGTTACGCGGTAAATATCGTTGAGCGTTTGCAGACCGCCGGTTACCAGGCATATCTGGTCGGCGGCTGCGTGCGGGACTTGATGCTGCATATCACACCAAAAGATTTCGACGTTGCCACTAGTGCCACGCCGGAACAAGTACGTGCCGAGTTCCGTAATGCCCGAGTAATCGGTCGGCGCTTCAAACTGGTCCATGTTCATTTCGGCCGAGAAATAATTGAGGTCGCGACGTTCCGCGCCAATCATCCTCAAGATGATGAAGAAGAGGACAGCAATCAGTCCTCACGCAACGAAAGCGGACGCATCCTGCGTGACAATGTCTACGGCACCCTTGAAGAGGACGCCCAACGTCGCGACTTCACCATCAACGCGTTGTATTACGACCCCGTCACTGAACGCGTTCTCGATTATGCCAACGGCGTACACGACATTCGCAATCGTCTGATCCGCCTGATCGGTGATCCCGAGCAGCGCTACAAAGAAGACCCGGTGCGGATGCTGCGTGCGGTGCGTTTCGCTGCGAAGCTGGATTTCGGTATAGAAAAACACAGCGCCACGCCGATTCAACAGTTAGCGCCAATGCTGCGCGATATTCCTTCTGCACGTCTATTTGAGGAAGTGCTGAAGCTGTTTTTGTCCGGTTATGCCGAACCCACGTTTGAGATGCTGGTTGATCTTGAGCTGTTCGAGCCGCTATTCCCGGCCAGCGCCAACTCACTAGAAATGAACCCGACCTACACCCATACGCTGATCAGTGAAGCCCTGGCTAACACCGATCTACGTATCTCGCAAAACAAGCCGGTCACCCCGGCCTTCCTGTTTGCCGCCATGCTCTGGCCAGCGCTGCCAGCTAAAGTCCTTCGCTTGCAGGAACGCGGTATGCCGCCGATTCCGGCCATGCAAGAAGCGGCGCACGAGCTCATCGTTGAGCAATGCCAACGGATTGCCATTCCCAAACGCTTTACCATGCCGATCCGTGAGATCTGGGACATGCAGGAGCGTCTGCCAAGGCGTACCGGCAAACGCGCAGATTTGTTGCTCGATAACCCCAGGTTCCGTGCCGGCTACGATTTCCTGCTATTGCGCGAACTCGCAGGCGAGGAAACCGAAGGCCTTGGCGACTGGTGGACCGATTATCAGCAAAGCAACGAAGGCGAGCGCCGCAACATGATTCGCGACCTGGGCAACAAGCCCGACGCAACAGGTGCAGCCCCGCGCAAACGCCGTCGCAGCAGTGGCAGCAAGCGTAAACGCAATGCCTCCGACGCGCCGCTTACCTCAGGCGACTGA
- a CDS encoding pyridoxal phosphate-dependent aminotransferase, which yields MAHPYSARSRAIEPFHVMALLARANELQAAGHDVIHLEIGEPDFTTAEPIIAAGQAALAAGKTRYTAARGLPELREAIAGFYAQRYRVTVDPDRILITPGGSGALLLATSLLVDPGKHWLLADPGYPCNRHFLRLIEGSAQLVPAGPDVRYQLTPDLVARHWDKDSVGALVASPANPTGTMLSRDELAALSAALKIRHGHLVVDEIYHGLTYGCDAASVLEVDDDAFVLNSFSKYFGMTGWRLGWIVAPQDAVADLEKLAQNLYISAPSMAQHAALACFEPQTLEILEERRAEFGRRRDFLLPALRELGFGIAVEPQGAFYLYADITAFGGDAFAFCRHFLEVEHVAITPGLDFGRFQAGHHVRFAYTQSLPRLQEAIERIAKGLRSWQG from the coding sequence ATGGCTCACCCCTACAGTGCGCGTAGTCGCGCTATCGAACCCTTTCATGTCATGGCCTTGTTGGCGCGGGCAAACGAGTTGCAGGCGGCAGGCCATGATGTCATCCACCTTGAAATCGGCGAGCCAGATTTCACGACCGCTGAGCCCATCATCGCCGCAGGTCAGGCCGCGTTGGCGGCAGGTAAAACTCGATACACCGCTGCTCGGGGATTGCCTGAACTGCGTGAAGCTATTGCCGGATTTTACGCTCAGCGTTACCGGGTGACCGTGGATCCAGATCGGATTCTGATTACGCCCGGTGGCTCTGGCGCTTTGCTGCTCGCCACCAGCTTGTTGGTAGACCCTGGTAAACATTGGTTATTGGCCGATCCGGGTTACCCCTGCAATCGCCATTTTTTACGACTGATAGAAGGCTCCGCGCAATTAGTGCCGGCTGGACCGGACGTACGCTATCAGTTGACGCCGGACCTTGTGGCCCGGCATTGGGATAAAGACAGCGTCGGCGCATTGGTTGCTTCACCTGCCAATCCTACCGGCACGATGTTGAGCCGTGATGAGTTGGCGGCGTTGTCTGCGGCATTGAAAATCCGCCATGGACATTTGGTGGTGGATGAGATTTATCACGGACTAACCTATGGCTGTGATGCGGCAAGCGTGCTCGAAGTTGATGACGATGCCTTCGTGCTGAACAGTTTTTCCAAATACTTTGGCATGACCGGCTGGCGGTTGGGCTGGATAGTCGCGCCGCAAGATGCGGTAGCAGACCTGGAGAAGCTTGCGCAGAATCTCTATATCAGTGCCCCGAGCATGGCTCAACACGCTGCGCTCGCGTGTTTTGAACCGCAGACCCTGGAGATTCTCGAAGAACGGCGCGCAGAATTTGGGCGACGACGCGACTTTTTGTTACCCGCGCTGCGCGAATTGGGTTTCGGCATTGCAGTCGAGCCGCAAGGTGCGTTCTACCTCTACGCAGACATCACCGCGTTTGGCGGCGACGCATTTGCTTTCTGTCGGCATTTTCTTGAAGTCGAACACGTCGCAATCACCCCTGGACTAGACTTTGGCCGCTTCCAGGCCGGTCATCATGTTCGGTTTGCTTACACTCAAAGTCTGCCGCGGTTGCAGGAAGCGATTGAGCGAATTGCCAAGGGTTTGCGGAGTTGGCAAGGCTGA
- a CDS encoding sigma-54 dependent transcriptional regulator: MPHILIVEDETIIRSALRRLLERNQYQVSEAGSVQEAQERFSISSFDLIVSDLRLPGAPGTELIKLGQGKPVLIMTSYASLRSAVDSMKMGAVDYIAKPFDHDEMLQAVARILRDRQTIQSLQAELSAAGAKPASVSDKGVVDNSNGEIGIIGSCPPMQDLYVKIRKVAPTDSNVLIQGESGTGKELVARALHNLSKRAKAPMISVNCAAIPESLIESELFGHEKGAFTGASAGRAGLVEAADGGTLFLDEIGELPLEAQARLLRVLQEGEIRRVGSVQSQKVDVRLIAATHRDLKSLAKVGQFREDLYYRLHVIALKLPALRERGADVLEIAHSFLARQSAKVGRTDLKFAPDAEQAIRHYTWPGNVRELENAVERSVILCESPEISAELLGIDIELSDLDDEDFVGLGPQQNSTSATSHEPTEDLSLEDYFQHFVLEHQDHMTETELARKLGVSRKCLWERRQRLGIPRRKTSVASES, translated from the coding sequence ATGCCTCACATTCTGATCGTCGAAGACGAAACAATTATTCGCTCGGCCCTGCGACGCCTCCTTGAACGAAATCAGTATCAGGTCAGCGAAGCCGGTTCAGTGCAGGAAGCACAGGAACGTTTCAGCATCTCCTCGTTTGACTTGATCGTCAGCGACCTACGCCTGCCCGGTGCGCCTGGCACTGAACTGATCAAGCTCGGTCAGGGCAAACCCGTCCTGATCATGACCAGCTATGCCAGCCTGCGCTCTGCCGTAGACTCAATGAAAATGGGCGCGGTTGATTACATCGCCAAACCTTTTGACCACGACGAAATGCTCCAGGCCGTTGCGCGCATTTTGCGCGACAGGCAAACGATTCAAAGCCTGCAAGCCGAACTTTCGGCCGCAGGCGCGAAGCCGGCTAGCGTGTCCGATAAAGGCGTGGTGGATAACAGCAACGGCGAAATCGGTATTATCGGCTCATGTCCCCCGATGCAGGATTTGTACGTCAAGATCCGTAAGGTAGCGCCAACCGATTCCAATGTGCTGATCCAAGGCGAGTCGGGCACCGGCAAAGAGCTGGTGGCACGCGCGCTGCACAACCTGTCCAAACGGGCCAAGGCACCGATGATCTCGGTCAACTGCGCCGCGATACCGGAATCCCTCATAGAATCTGAACTGTTTGGACACGAGAAAGGTGCTTTTACCGGAGCCAGCGCTGGCCGCGCAGGTTTGGTTGAGGCCGCGGACGGTGGCACGCTGTTCCTCGACGAGATCGGTGAACTCCCGCTCGAAGCCCAGGCGCGATTACTACGAGTGCTTCAGGAAGGTGAAATTCGCCGTGTCGGTTCGGTGCAATCGCAAAAAGTCGACGTGCGTCTAATCGCTGCAACTCACCGCGACCTCAAGAGTTTGGCCAAAGTCGGCCAGTTTCGTGAAGACTTGTATTATCGCCTGCACGTAATTGCTCTGAAATTGCCTGCGCTGCGCGAACGTGGCGCCGACGTTCTGGAAATTGCTCATTCGTTCTTGGCTCGACAAAGTGCCAAGGTTGGCCGCACGGACCTGAAGTTCGCGCCCGATGCCGAGCAGGCAATTCGTCACTACACGTGGCCGGGTAATGTTCGAGAACTGGAAAACGCAGTCGAACGCTCCGTGATCCTGTGCGAGAGCCCGGAAATCTCCGCCGAACTGTTGGGTATTGATATCGAGCTGAGTGATTTGGATGACGAGGATTTCGTCGGTTTGGGTCCGCAGCAGAATTCGACCAGCGCCACCAGTCATGAGCCCACTGAAGATTTGTCGCTGGAAGACTACTTCCAGCACTTCGTGCTCGAGCATCAGGACCATATGACCGAAACAGAACTGGCCCGCAAGCTTGGCGTCAGCCGTAAATGTCTCTGGGAACGCCGTCAGCGCTTAGGTATTCCACGGCGCAAAACCAGTGTCGCCAGTGAAAGCTGA
- the dksA gene encoding RNA polymerase-binding protein DksA — MPTQEKQQSSQPVRDFEPYVISKGEEYMSEPMRFHFIGILNKWKLQLMQEVDRTMDHMKDEAANFPDPADRASQEEEFNLELRARDRERKLIKKIDKTLQLIEAEEYGWCESCGVEIGIRRLEARPTADLCIDCKTLAEIKEKQVGK; from the coding sequence ATGCCCACCCAAGAAAAGCAGCAAAGCAGCCAGCCCGTTCGTGACTTCGAACCTTACGTAATCAGTAAGGGTGAGGAATACATGAGCGAGCCTATGCGTTTCCACTTCATCGGCATCCTCAACAAGTGGAAGCTGCAGTTGATGCAAGAGGTCGATCGGACCATGGATCACATGAAGGACGAAGCAGCCAACTTTCCCGATCCCGCAGATCGTGCAAGCCAGGAAGAAGAATTCAACCTGGAACTGCGCGCCCGCGATCGCGAGCGAAAGCTGATCAAGAAGATAGACAAGACGTTGCAATTGATAGAAGCAGAAGAATATGGCTGGTGCGAGTCCTGTGGCGTAGAGATCGGCATTCGCCGGCTTGAAGCCCGCCCTACCGCTGACCTTTGCATCGACTGCAAAACGTTGGCCGAAATTAAAGAAAAACAGGTCGGTAAATGA
- the panC gene encoding pantoate--beta-alanine ligase, whose product MNTVKTVRELRAAIARARSEGKRVGLVPTMGNLHNGHAALVLKAAQRADFVVASIFVNPLQFGPNEDLATYPRTLPADQETLLQAGCHLLFTPSVDEMYPHGMNNQTRVSVPHLSEGLCGGSRPGHFDGVATVVSKLFNMVQPDLAVFGQKDFQQLAVIKALVRDLNMPIQIIGEPTVRATDGLALSSRNMYLSEVQRAAAPALYRAIKLIADGIQNGEKDFNRLRAEGLTLIEAAHFRLDYMEICEASTLRHACAEDQDLVIMAAAYQGSTRLIDNLHLTKE is encoded by the coding sequence ATGAACACAGTAAAAACCGTGCGCGAGCTACGCGCTGCAATAGCTCGGGCGCGCAGTGAAGGCAAACGCGTCGGGCTTGTACCAACCATGGGCAACCTGCACAACGGTCACGCCGCATTGGTACTCAAAGCCGCTCAACGCGCTGACTTCGTGGTGGCGAGCATTTTTGTCAATCCACTGCAATTTGGCCCTAACGAGGACCTTGCGACTTACCCGCGAACCTTGCCTGCCGATCAGGAAACCCTGTTGCAAGCAGGTTGCCATTTGCTGTTCACGCCCTCGGTGGATGAAATGTACCCCCATGGCATGAACAACCAGACCCGAGTTAGCGTCCCGCATCTATCTGAAGGCTTATGCGGCGGCAGTCGTCCCGGTCATTTTGACGGCGTGGCCACCGTCGTCAGCAAACTCTTCAACATGGTGCAGCCTGATTTAGCAGTGTTTGGCCAAAAAGATTTTCAGCAACTGGCGGTCATCAAAGCACTGGTTCGCGACCTAAACATGCCTATACAGATCATTGGCGAACCAACGGTGCGCGCCACCGATGGCCTAGCGCTATCGTCGCGCAATATGTACCTTAGCGAGGTCCAACGCGCTGCGGCACCAGCCCTGTACCGCGCCATCAAGCTAATCGCCGACGGCATCCAAAATGGCGAAAAAGACTTTAACCGCTTGCGTGCTGAAGGGCTGACGCTCATTGAAGCGGCCCATTTTCGCCTTGACTATATGGAAATTTGCGAAGCATCCACCTTGCGCCACGCCTGCGCCGAAGATCAGGATTTAGTGATTATGGCCGCTGCGTACCAAGGCTCCACCCGATTGATCGACAACTTGCACCTGACCAAGGAATAA
- the folK gene encoding 2-amino-4-hydroxy-6-hydroxymethyldihydropteridine diphosphokinase: MIVERVYIGLGSNLSDPADQLRLALKALEQLPSCEWVGVSSFYASDSLLPGQPRFTNAIAALNTALEPLALLDALQAIECNQGRERHERWGPRTLDLDIIVFGDRLIDEPRLKVPHYHLHARAFVLYPLSELAPHLQLADGRSLDQLLADCPFVGLEHL; encoded by the coding sequence CTGATCGTGGAACGCGTCTATATTGGTCTGGGCAGCAATTTGTCTGACCCGGCCGACCAATTGCGCCTTGCCCTCAAAGCACTGGAGCAGTTGCCATCTTGCGAATGGGTCGGCGTTTCGTCGTTTTATGCCAGCGACTCGCTACTACCCGGCCAGCCGCGCTTTACCAATGCCATCGCCGCCCTGAATACGGCGCTTGAGCCGCTGGCATTGCTTGATGCGTTACAGGCTATCGAGTGTAATCAGGGCCGCGAGCGGCATGAGCGCTGGGGTCCAAGAACGCTGGATCTGGACATTATCGTCTTCGGTGACCGGCTAATAGACGAACCTAGACTCAAAGTCCCTCACTACCACCTGCATGCTCGCGCCTTCGTCCTGTATCCCTTGTCTGAACTCGCGCCCCACCTGCAATTGGCCGACGGCCGCTCCCTTGATCAACTGCTGGCAGACTGCCCTTTCGTTGGTCTGGAACATCTTTAG